The Sulfurimonas lithotrophica genome includes a region encoding these proteins:
- a CDS encoding slipin family protein, whose translation MYFDVPATGIYIVVFLIIFLSMSIRILREYERGVVFTLGRFTSIKGPGLIILIPYIQQMVRVDLRTIVLDVPTQDVISHDNVSVHVNAVVYFRVIDAQKAIIQVEDFHSATSQLAQTTLRSVLGGHELDEMLAEREKLNTDIQEILDKQTDAWGIKISNVEIKHIDLDESMIRAIAKQAEAERQRRAKVINSKGELEASKNLLEASEILSKNDLGIQLRYLQTMSDISSDKTNTIVFPFPAEFSKFFKTS comes from the coding sequence ATGTATTTTGATGTACCTGCAACAGGAATATATATAGTTGTATTTTTAATTATATTTTTATCAATGTCCATTCGTATATTACGCGAATATGAAAGAGGTGTCGTGTTTACGCTTGGGCGTTTTACCAGTATAAAAGGACCCGGGTTAATAATCTTAATCCCTTATATACAACAAATGGTTAGGGTAGATTTGCGTACAATTGTGTTAGATGTACCGACACAAGATGTGATTTCACATGATAATGTCTCTGTTCACGTCAATGCAGTAGTATATTTTCGTGTTATAGATGCGCAAAAAGCGATTATACAAGTAGAAGATTTTCACTCTGCCACAAGTCAGCTTGCTCAGACAACTTTGCGTTCGGTTTTAGGAGGACATGAGCTGGACGAGATGCTGGCTGAGCGTGAGAAACTAAATACGGATATTCAAGAGATTTTGGATAAACAAACGGATGCATGGGGAATTAAAATATCAAATGTTGAAATTAAGCATATTGATCTTGATGAGAGTATGATACGTGCTATTGCTAAACAAGCTGAAGCTGAGCGTCAACGTCGTGCTAAAGTTATAAACTCTAAAGGTGAGCTTGAAGCAAGCAAGAACTTGCTTGAAGCTTCTGAAATACTGTCTAAAAACGATTTAGGGATACAGCTTAGATATCTTCAAACTATGAGCGATATATCAAGTGATAAAACGAACACTATAGTTTTTCCTTTTCCAGCAGAGTTTAGCAAGTTTTTTAAAACATCTTAG
- a CDS encoding flagellar biosynthesis protein FlgL — MRISSSMYYKNLYAKNNSSIQSKLFDVNKQIASGLNIQYAKDDIRTFTETMRLDNEIEGLGQIMQSTESGYKMANQTDEVLNEFTTTMDRMRVLMVNAANGIHSDGSLDAIADELRVVEEHFKNLANTSINGQYLFSGSAVDIRPIADDGTYKGNDKAMSAFTGSKTKQQYNISGDELFLGEKYLVKRRVTTNVINKNLVQDYPVGLTEKTEGDHITPENTIRQLMGDTDAANANPKHHFYIRGVKSDGTAFNQEILMSDTDTVQDLMDQIGNAYGNTNALKVVDVTMNLNGEFVIEDKVKGSSKLEFHMVGATDFDEAGPDFADINDAVYGANAGRIDNLDGGENLFNNFVIGATPPGLFVKEFVKSDYTSASATIVNNDSLLYDRTYFEKDSTTIKGSIPQIVRDGNAFATESTKLSEVADLSQGTAGTLDGTQLRMVGRDVTGAAIDVQIDLSSAGSTFSLDGGATNYEIFDMGNPRAAVDADEMTYQQLLDVINMATSGQLPATTNVDTDYDAAVESANLVSDIHIGYDGKITYQQLNVSDTLTEISLFDNNSGDFSADSSVMSFNANNSIEVRDPKTDFFKVIDTMITAVEDHKVYADASSGHTRSVGIEDAIAMIDDLQDHVLRSHAKVGAQVNALTSSLNRSSVLEISAITLRSGIIDTDAAEAHLTLSQLTLNYEAMLSTVGKVSKLNLVNYL, encoded by the coding sequence ATGCGTATTTCATCAAGTATGTACTATAAAAATTTGTATGCAAAAAACAACTCTAGTATTCAAAGTAAGCTTTTTGATGTAAATAAACAAATAGCCAGTGGGCTTAATATTCAATATGCAAAAGATGATATTAGAACATTTACCGAGACAATGAGACTCGATAATGAGATAGAAGGTCTTGGTCAGATTATGCAAAGTACCGAGAGCGGCTATAAAATGGCTAATCAAACAGATGAAGTTTTAAATGAGTTTACAACAACAATGGATCGTATGCGTGTGCTTATGGTTAATGCTGCTAACGGTATCCATAGTGACGGTTCTTTAGATGCTATTGCGGATGAGCTAAGAGTTGTAGAAGAGCATTTTAAAAACTTGGCAAACACCTCCATTAACGGTCAATACCTTTTTTCCGGTTCGGCAGTAGATATTAGACCGATTGCGGATGACGGTACTTATAAGGGTAATGATAAGGCTATGTCCGCATTTACCGGTTCAAAAACTAAACAACAATATAATATATCGGGTGATGAGCTTTTTTTAGGTGAAAAATATTTGGTTAAACGAAGAGTTACTACCAATGTTATTAATAAAAATTTAGTTCAGGATTATCCCGTAGGACTTACAGAAAAAACAGAGGGTGACCATATAACTCCGGAAAATACTATTCGCCAGCTTATGGGTGATACAGATGCCGCAAATGCAAATCCAAAACATCATTTTTATATCCGTGGTGTAAAAAGTGACGGTACAGCCTTTAATCAAGAGATTTTAATGTCTGATACCGATACGGTTCAAGACTTGATGGATCAGATTGGAAATGCTTACGGAAATACAAATGCACTAAAAGTGGTTGATGTTACCATGAACTTAAACGGTGAATTTGTTATAGAAGATAAGGTTAAGGGTTCAAGTAAATTAGAGTTTCATATGGTAGGTGCTACAGACTTTGATGAAGCCGGTCCTGACTTTGCAGATATCAACGATGCAGTTTATGGGGCAAATGCCGGTAGAATAGATAACTTAGACGGTGGAGAAAATCTTTTTAATAATTTTGTCATAGGTGCTACCCCTCCTGGATTATTTGTCAAAGAGTTTGTAAAGTCAGATTATACTTCTGCATCAGCAACTATAGTAAATAATGACTCTTTGTTATATGATAGAACTTATTTTGAAAAAGATTCTACAACTATAAAGGGTTCAATCCCACAAATAGTACGTGATGGAAATGCATTTGCAACTGAATCAACAAAACTCTCAGAAGTTGCAGATTTATCTCAAGGAACCGCAGGTACATTAGACGGTACGCAATTAAGAATGGTAGGTAGAGATGTTACCGGTGCAGCTATAGATGTTCAAATAGATTTAAGTTCTGCGGGTTCCACTTTTTCACTAGACGGTGGTGCAACTAATTATGAAATATTTGATATGGGTAACCCTAGAGCAGCCGTAGATGCAGATGAGATGACATATCAACAACTACTTGATGTTATCAATATGGCTACGTCAGGTCAGCTTCCTGCAACCACAAATGTAGATACCGACTACGATGCAGCTGTAGAGAGTGCTAATTTGGTAAGCGATATACATATAGGTTACGATGGAAAAATTACATACCAACAACTTAATGTGTCGGATACTTTAACGGAGATATCTCTGTTTGACAATAACAGTGGAGATTTCTCGGCTGATTCATCCGTAATGTCTTTTAATGCAAACAATTCTATAGAGGTAAGAGACCCAAAAACAGACTTTTTTAAAGTTATAGATACAATGATAACGGCAGTTGAAGATCACAAAGTATATGCAGATGCATCTAGCGGTCATACGCGTAGTGTGGGTATTGAAGATGCTATTGCCATGATAGACGACTTGCAAGACCATGTTCTTCGTTCACATGCAAAAGTTGGTGCACAAGTAAATGCATTAACCAGTTCTTTAAATCGTTCAAGCGTGCTTGAAATAAGTGCTATAACTCTCCGTTCGGGTATTATAGATACAGATGCGGCAGAAGCTCATCTTACTCTTTCACAGTTAACCCTAAACTATGAAGCGATGCTCTCAACAGTAGGAAAAGTCTCAAAGTTAAATCTGGTAAATTATCTCTAA
- a CDS encoding DNA translocase FtsK produces the protein MKEAIFILVFGILIYLGFATIFSDATLIGSYGAYFASINHKYFGYISYAYIFIFLIPLYQFYKDTTLDLRKFEIVISSFLLFFSFLLIQALLITDNFRGVFAGNFVDFLSPYIGSFGLWIFWLVISLVSTLIIFDKNTHEIISHFFEYIKSNKENNFQENIYSYEEEKNNETIQEEINEEEDDALDIETPTYFRNEEKSSSKIKIVKKNKEISEEDSTVKNEEKFEKPHNIVELASKIKEQKNALIVDELEENTKLLETIEKGKTEKPKNFTLPKIDFLQKPKAKSHSIDESELDEKIQYLIEKLAHFKIEGDVVRTYAGPVVSTFEFKPAANVKVSKILNLQDDLAMALSAETIRIQAPIPGKDVVGIEIPNEAVETIYLRELLDDNLFKESKSPLTIALGKDIVGKPFVTDLKKLPHLLIAGTTGSGKSVGINAMILSLLYKNSPDQLRLLMIDPKMLEFSIYNDIPHLLTPVITKPKQAIVALNNMVNEMERRYELMSDTRTKNIENYNEKAKKGGYEPFPYIVVVIDELADLMMTSGKDVEHSIARLAQMARASGIHLVVATQRPSVDVVTGLIKANLPSRISYRVGQKVDSKIILDQMGAESLLGKGDMLFTPPGAPALVRLHAPWSTEEEIEKIVEFIKSQKEPNYDKSFLIEEEEGSSSSSNDSYEELDELFEDAKRVVLNDRKTSISYLQRKLQVGYNRSARIIEQLEGEGILSAPNAKGMREIL, from the coding sequence TTGAAGGAAGCCATTTTTATACTTGTTTTTGGAATATTAATCTATCTAGGATTTGCTACAATTTTTTCAGATGCTACACTAATAGGTAGTTACGGAGCTTATTTTGCTTCAATAAATCATAAATATTTCGGTTATATATCATATGCATATATTTTCATTTTTTTAATCCCACTATATCAGTTTTACAAAGATACAACTCTTGATTTAAGAAAGTTTGAGATAGTTATATCTTCATTCTTATTATTTTTCTCGTTTTTACTTATTCAGGCACTATTGATAACAGATAACTTTAGAGGTGTATTTGCAGGTAACTTTGTAGATTTTTTAAGTCCTTATATAGGTTCATTTGGGTTATGGATTTTTTGGTTGGTGATATCGTTGGTATCAACACTTATTATCTTTGATAAAAATACACATGAGATAATAAGTCATTTTTTTGAGTATATAAAATCAAATAAAGAAAATAATTTTCAAGAAAATATATATAGTTACGAAGAAGAAAAAAACAATGAAACCATTCAAGAAGAAATTAACGAAGAAGAAGATGATGCTTTAGATATTGAAACACCGACTTATTTTAGAAACGAAGAAAAATCTTCTTCAAAAATTAAAATCGTTAAAAAAAATAAAGAGATAAGCGAAGAAGATTCAACTGTAAAAAACGAAGAAAAATTTGAAAAACCACATAATATTGTTGAACTTGCCTCAAAAATCAAAGAACAGAAAAACGCTTTAATAGTAGATGAATTAGAAGAAAATACAAAACTTTTAGAAACAATTGAGAAGGGAAAAACTGAAAAACCAAAGAATTTTACACTTCCGAAAATCGATTTTTTACAAAAACCAAAAGCAAAGTCTCATAGTATTGATGAAAGTGAACTGGATGAAAAAATACAATACTTGATAGAGAAACTGGCTCACTTTAAAATTGAGGGTGATGTTGTTCGTACATATGCCGGTCCTGTCGTTTCAACGTTTGAGTTTAAGCCTGCTGCAAATGTGAAGGTAAGTAAGATATTAAATCTTCAAGATGATTTGGCTATGGCACTATCAGCTGAGACGATCCGTATTCAAGCTCCTATTCCGGGAAAAGATGTAGTCGGAATTGAGATTCCAAATGAAGCCGTTGAGACTATTTATCTACGGGAACTTTTAGATGACAATCTTTTTAAAGAATCAAAATCACCTTTAACTATTGCCCTTGGGAAAGATATAGTCGGAAAACCTTTTGTAACTGACTTAAAAAAGCTTCCACACTTGCTTATAGCCGGAACTACCGGTAGTGGTAAAAGTGTCGGTATAAATGCTATGATACTCTCACTTTTATATAAAAATTCGCCTGATCAGCTTAGACTTCTTATGATTGACCCTAAGATGCTTGAATTTTCTATTTATAACGATATCCCTCATCTTCTTACACCTGTTATAACAAAGCCAAAACAAGCCATTGTAGCTCTTAATAATATGGTAAATGAGATGGAGAGACGTTATGAGCTTATGAGTGACACTCGTACTAAAAATATTGAGAACTATAATGAAAAAGCTAAAAAGGGAGGCTATGAGCCATTTCCATATATAGTTGTAGTTATTGATGAGTTGGCCGACTTAATGATGACGAGTGGAAAAGATGTTGAACACTCTATTGCAAGGCTTGCACAGATGGCAAGAGCATCCGGCATACATCTTGTTGTTGCAACCCAGAGACCGAGTGTAGATGTCGTTACAGGGCTTATTAAAGCTAACCTTCCTTCACGTATATCATATAGAGTAGGGCAAAAAGTAGATTCTAAAATTATTTTAGATCAGATGGGAGCCGAATCACTTCTAGGTAAAGGCGATATGCTCTTTACACCTCCAGGTGCACCTGCACTTGTACGTCTGCATGCACCTTGGAGTACTGAAGAAGAGATAGAGAAAATAGTTGAATTTATTAAATCTCAAAAAGAGCCAAACTATGACAAAAGCTTCCTTATCGAGGAAGAGGAAGGATCATCTAGCTCAAGTAATGATAGCTATGAAGAATTGGATGAGTTGTTTGAAGATGCAAAAAGAGTTGTGTTAAATGACAGAAAAACATCTATATCATATCTGCAAAGAAAATTACAGGTTGGTTATAACCGTTCTGCCAGGATTATAGAACAACTAGAAGGAGAGGGCATCCTCTCAGCTCCAAACGCAAAAGGTATGAGAGAAATTCTTTAA
- a CDS encoding NfeD family protein, producing the protein MKRLLFFLLLITSQLLSSNTTVVSSSIHGAIGPASSNYIKEAMLYAKNQNANIILIELDTPGGLSTSMREIIQEILNSDIPVVTFVYPKGSRAASAGTYILYASHIAAMSPGTNLGAATPVNMMPSAQPKDSNSSKTSTLEKKVINDSMAYIKSLAELNDRNISWALDAVKESKSLSAKDALKYSVIDIIAQDTKDLLKQLDGKTIKVSDTNITLETSNVTILNYEADFKTRLLSIITNPNMAYIFLLIAIYGIFFELMNPGAIVPGVLGAISGVIALYSLNILPFNYAGLLLIILGISFMIAEVFIAGFGILGIGGVISFAFGSVLLFDSQTLGNDISIPLIIAFTLVSFAFFILVMRLFINSRSAKIVSGAEEMIGSIAEVSEVNENNYRVHCHGEVWSATSDSKLDIGQKVEVTNLSGLTLKVKPTKE; encoded by the coding sequence ATGAAACGTTTACTATTTTTTTTACTTCTAATAACTTCTCAGTTGCTAAGTAGCAACACTACCGTTGTAAGTTCAAGCATACACGGTGCAATCGGACCTGCAAGCAGCAACTATATTAAAGAAGCAATGCTTTATGCAAAAAACCAAAATGCCAATATCATACTTATAGAGCTAGATACTCCCGGTGGTCTTTCAACATCTATGAGAGAAATTATACAAGAGATTTTAAATTCTGATATACCTGTTGTAACATTTGTATATCCAAAAGGTTCACGTGCAGCCAGTGCGGGAACTTATATACTTTATGCCTCACATATAGCTGCAATGTCTCCGGGAACAAATCTGGGTGCGGCAACCCCTGTAAATATGATGCCTTCTGCACAGCCAAAAGACTCAAACTCTAGTAAAACATCTACTTTAGAGAAAAAAGTTATTAACGATTCAATGGCATACATTAAAAGCTTAGCCGAACTTAATGATAGAAACATCTCTTGGGCTTTAGATGCGGTAAAAGAATCTAAAAGCCTGTCTGCCAAAGATGCCTTAAAGTATAGTGTTATAGATATAATTGCACAAGACACAAAAGACCTGTTAAAACAGCTGGATGGAAAAACAATCAAAGTGTCCGATACAAATATAACACTAGAAACTTCCAATGTTACTATATTAAATTACGAAGCTGATTTTAAAACCCGCCTTTTATCTATAATAACAAACCCGAATATGGCATATATATTTTTACTTATTGCAATATACGGCATATTTTTTGAACTAATGAATCCCGGCGCAATAGTTCCGGGTGTTTTAGGTGCAATATCCGGAGTGATTGCACTTTACTCACTTAATATACTCCCCTTTAACTATGCAGGCTTACTTTTAATCATACTCGGAATTAGTTTTATGATAGCGGAAGTTTTTATTGCAGGATTTGGAATACTAGGTATAGGCGGTGTTATATCTTTTGCTTTTGGTTCCGTACTGCTTTTTGACTCACAGACATTGGGGAATGACATTTCAATACCTTTAATAATAGCTTTTACACTTGTAAGTTTTGCATTTTTTATCTTAGTAATGAGGTTATTTATAAACTCTAGGTCTGCAAAAATTGTAAGCGGTGCCGAAGAGATGATAGGTTCTATTGCAGAGGTTAGCGAAGTAAACGAAAATAATTACCGTGTACACTGCCACGGTGAGGTTTGGAGCGCAACAAGTGATAGCAAGTTAGACATAGGTCAAAAAGTTGAAGTAACAAATCTTAGTGGACTTACACTGAAAGTTAAACCAACAAAGGAGTAG
- the amrS gene encoding AmmeMemoRadiSam system radical SAM enzyme, translating into MSHNAWLSKKTKNGKILCEACSQACILDEEEYGICGVRQVKDGELKLLVYGLAAAVNIDPVEKKPMFHFLPKSKAFSVGTVGCNLSCQFCQNYEISQYPKEHEHKITGREFPPDSIVELAIENNCASIAYTYNEPIVFFEYTFDTAKLAHERGLKNIYVTSGYETHKAIDLLEPYLDGMNIDIKSFSNEFYKDICGAKLKPVLDTVKYAYNKGLWIEITTLLIQGQNDSDDEIRSIAKFLKDIDDSIPWHLSAFHPTYKMLDIPRTPASTLHRAYKIAKEEGLKHVYVGNIDDNDYESTYCPQCKNRVIDRSGHIGSLVTNKLDENGTCPYCRYKLEGVWS; encoded by the coding sequence ATGTCTCATAATGCTTGGCTAAGTAAAAAGACAAAAAACGGAAAAATATTATGTGAAGCGTGCTCTCAAGCCTGTATATTGGATGAGGAAGAGTATGGAATATGTGGTGTTAGACAAGTAAAAGATGGAGAATTAAAGCTTTTAGTGTATGGGCTGGCTGCAGCCGTAAACATTGATCCTGTTGAGAAAAAGCCTATGTTTCATTTTTTACCGAAGTCTAAAGCATTTTCAGTTGGTACTGTCGGATGCAACTTATCATGTCAATTTTGCCAAAACTACGAGATTTCTCAGTATCCAAAAGAACATGAACATAAAATTACAGGGCGCGAGTTTCCGCCTGATAGTATAGTAGAGTTGGCAATTGAAAATAACTGTGCATCTATCGCATATACATACAATGAACCTATAGTATTTTTTGAATACACGTTCGATACCGCAAAATTAGCCCACGAAAGAGGCTTAAAAAATATATATGTTACAAGTGGATATGAGACACATAAAGCTATAGATTTGCTTGAACCGTATTTGGATGGGATGAATATAGATATAAAATCTTTTTCAAATGAATTTTACAAAGATATATGTGGGGCAAAATTAAAACCCGTACTCGATACCGTTAAATACGCATACAATAAAGGGTTATGGATAGAAATCACAACTCTACTTATACAAGGACAAAATGATTCAGATGATGAAATACGTTCCATCGCTAAATTTTTAAAAGATATTGACGACTCCATACCGTGGCATCTATCTGCTTTTCATCCGACTTATAAGATGTTAGATATACCAAGGACTCCTGCTTCAACACTTCACAGGGCATATAAAATTGCCAAAGAGGAAGGTTTAAAACACGTATATGTAGGAAATATCGATGATAACGACTATGAGTCCACATATTGTCCGCAGTGTAAAAACAGGGTTATAGACAGAAGCGGTCATATAGGTTCACTCGTTACAAATAAACTTGATGAAAACGGTACCTGCCCGTACTGTAGATATAAACTTGAAGGTGTATGGAGCTAA
- a CDS encoding bifunctional aconitate hydratase 2/2-methylisocitrate dehydratase — protein MAFLDDYKAHTQERAELGVPPLALTAEQTAELVELLKASPIVEQDYAMDIFENKIPAGVDDAAYVKAAFLNDVVQGKASCDAIDAVKACKILGKMLGGFNVTPLVEALKIDGEVAETAAEELKNTILVYDAFNDVKTLMDEGNTKAKEVVESWANGEWFTNKPALEDEITVTVYKIPGETNTDDLSPASEAFTRADIPLHANSMLGSRMENPLETMASLKEKGYPLAYVGDVVGTGSSRKSGINSVQWHMGRDIPGIPNKRTGGVVIGSIIAPIFFNTAEDSGCLPIQASVDALETGDVITVKPNAGKIVKDGNVVSTFEISPNTLPDEMRAGGRIPLIIGKGLTAKAREALGMDASDLFMAPAQPADNGKGYTLAQKMVGKACGLEGVKPGVYCEPIATTVGSQDTTGPMTRDEIKELAALSFGADMTMQSFCHTAAYPKPADIKLQHTLPEFWTSRKGFILRPGDGVIHSWLNRLCLPDTVGTGGDSHTRFPIGISFPAGSGLVAFAGVTGMMPLTMPESVLVRFKGTMQPGITLRDMVNAIPHQAIKDGLLTVEKAGKKNIFAGRVLEIEGLEDLKCEQAFELSDASAERSAAACTVKLNREPVVEYLNSNIALIDELIEQGYEDAATLARRRDKMKDWVANGQLMEADSDAEYAAVIEIDMDQIKEPILACPNDPDDVKTLTEVREAGLRTKIDEVFVGSCMTNIGLFRALGEILKGEGPVKNKLWICPPTKMDEKQLTEEGYYSIFGMAGARTEIPGCSLCMGNQAQVGQGAYVFSTSTRNFDNRLGKDSQVYLGSAELAAVVALKGELPTPEEYLEIVSGKITPEMTDTVYKYLNFNTVSAEQLSAMVK, from the coding sequence ATGGCATTTTTAGATGACTATAAAGCACATACACAAGAAAGAGCTGAGTTAGGCGTACCACCTCTAGCACTAACGGCTGAGCAAACAGCTGAGCTTGTTGAATTATTAAAAGCTTCACCGATTGTTGAACAAGACTATGCAATGGATATTTTTGAAAATAAAATTCCTGCAGGTGTTGACGACGCTGCATATGTAAAAGCTGCATTTTTAAACGATGTAGTTCAAGGTAAAGCAAGCTGTGATGCTATTGATGCAGTAAAAGCATGTAAGATCTTAGGAAAAATGCTTGGTGGATTCAATGTAACTCCACTTGTTGAAGCACTTAAAATTGATGGTGAAGTAGCTGAGACTGCTGCTGAAGAGTTAAAAAACACTATTTTAGTATATGATGCATTTAATGATGTTAAAACACTAATGGATGAAGGAAATACTAAAGCTAAAGAAGTTGTAGAGTCTTGGGCTAACGGTGAATGGTTTACAAACAAACCTGCACTTGAAGATGAGATTACCGTAACTGTTTACAAAATTCCAGGTGAAACAAATACAGATGATTTATCGCCTGCATCTGAGGCATTTACTCGTGCTGACATCCCATTACATGCTAACTCTATGCTTGGTTCACGTATGGAAAATCCATTGGAAACTATGGCATCTTTAAAAGAAAAAGGTTACCCTTTAGCATACGTTGGTGATGTTGTTGGTACTGGATCTAGCCGTAAATCCGGTATTAACTCTGTTCAATGGCATATGGGTAGAGATATCCCAGGTATTCCAAACAAAAGAACGGGTGGTGTAGTTATCGGTTCAATTATCGCTCCTATCTTCTTTAACACAGCAGAAGACTCAGGATGTTTACCTATTCAAGCTAGCGTTGATGCACTTGAAACAGGTGATGTTATTACAGTTAAGCCAAATGCAGGTAAGATTGTGAAAGACGGTAACGTTGTTTCTACATTTGAAATCTCTCCAAATACTCTTCCTGATGAGATGAGAGCAGGTGGTCGTATCCCTCTTATTATCGGTAAAGGTCTTACTGCTAAAGCTAGAGAAGCTTTAGGTATGGATGCAAGTGATTTATTTATGGCTCCTGCCCAGCCTGCAGATAATGGTAAAGGTTATACACTAGCACAAAAAATGGTTGGTAAAGCTTGTGGACTAGAGGGTGTTAAACCTGGTGTTTACTGTGAACCAATCGCTACTACAGTAGGAAGCCAAGATACAACGGGACCAATGACTCGTGATGAGATTAAAGAGCTTGCAGCATTAAGTTTTGGTGCTGATATGACTATGCAATCATTTTGTCATACTGCTGCATATCCAAAACCTGCTGACATTAAATTACAGCACACACTACCTGAGTTCTGGACAAGCAGAAAAGGTTTCATTCTTCGCCCAGGTGACGGTGTAATCCACTCATGGTTAAACAGACTTTGTCTTCCGGATACTGTTGGTACAGGTGGAGATAGCCATACTCGTTTCCCAATTGGAATATCTTTCCCAGCAGGAAGCGGTCTTGTAGCATTTGCAGGTGTTACGGGTATGATGCCTTTAACAATGCCTGAGTCTGTTCTTGTAAGATTTAAAGGTACTATGCAACCTGGTATCACTTTACGTGACATGGTAAATGCAATCCCTCATCAAGCTATTAAAGACGGTTTATTAACTGTTGAAAAGGCCGGTAAGAAAAATATTTTTGCAGGTCGTGTTTTAGAGATTGAAGGTTTAGAAGATTTAAAATGTGAGCAAGCATTTGAGCTTTCAGATGCATCTGCTGAGAGAAGTGCGGCAGCTTGTACGGTTAAACTAAATCGTGAGCCTGTTGTAGAGTACTTAAACTCAAACATCGCACTAATTGATGAGTTAATCGAGCAAGGTTACGAAGATGCAGCTACATTAGCTCGCAGACGTGATAAAATGAAAGACTGGGTAGCAAACGGTCAGTTAATGGAAGCTGATTCTGATGCAGAATACGCAGCTGTAATTGAGATAGATATGGATCAAATCAAAGAGCCGATTTTAGCTTGTCCAAACGATCCGGATGATGTTAAAACTTTAACTGAAGTTCGCGAAGCCGGTTTAAGAACAAAAATCGATGAAGTATTTGTCGGTTCTTGTATGACTAATATCGGTCTTTTCCGTGCATTAGGCGAGATTTTAAAAGGTGAAGGTCCTGTTAAAAACAAACTATGGATTTGTCCACCGACTAAAATGGATGAGAAACAGCTTACAGAAGAGGGTTACTACTCAATCTTCGGTATGGCAGGTGCTCGTACTGAAATCCCTGGATGTTCGTTATGTATGGGTAATCAGGCGCAAGTTGGTCAAGGTGCATATGTTTTCTCAACTTCAACTCGTAACTTTGATAACCGTCTTGGTAAAGATTCTCAGGTTTATCTTGGTTCTGCCGAACTTGCTGCGGTTGTTGCACTTAAAGGTGAACTACCGACTCCTGAAGAATACTTAGAGATAGTGTCAGGAAAAATCACTCCTGAGATGACTGATACGGTTTATAAATACTTAAACTTTAACACGGTATCTGCTGAACAATTATCTGCAATGGTTAAATAA
- a CDS encoding putative quorum-sensing-regulated virulence factor produces MPKAHFIFTKYANSYKVDIPNLEELSVEQIKELQEFVAFRHGMFDFNTYSFKIQKTLEYDSFVSLLEHLGIACRCEENKDIYKEHPRIGFGQYKGMLLTDLPDSYLLWLKDNYHGEQKELIKKEINKRKL; encoded by the coding sequence ATGCCTAAAGCTCATTTTATTTTTACAAAATATGCAAACTCCTATAAGGTTGATATTCCAAACCTTGAAGAGCTTAGTGTTGAGCAAATAAAAGAGTTGCAGGAGTTTGTAGCTTTTAGACACGGTATGTTTGACTTTAATACTTACAGTTTTAAAATACAAAAAACACTTGAATACGATAGTTTTGTGTCATTATTAGAACATTTGGGGATTGCGTGTAGATGCGAAGAGAATAAAGATATATACAAAGAACACCCGAGAATAGGTTTTGGACAATATAAGGGTATGTTGTTAACAGATTTACCTGATTCTTATCTTTTATGGCTTAAAGACAATTATCACGGTGAACAAAAAGAGCTTATCAAAAAAGAGATAAATAAGCGTAAGCTTTAG
- a CDS encoding DUF2798 domain-containing protein, which translates to MISSKYLHQVQALLLSGFMSLIMSGAISLINLGFVDNFISIWFHAWIVAYAIAFPSVLLVFPIARKFATVIASK; encoded by the coding sequence ATGATTTCTTCCAAATATCTTCATCAGGTGCAGGCACTTCTACTCTCAGGTTTTATGAGTTTAATAATGTCAGGGGCAATATCTTTAATAAATTTGGGTTTTGTTGATAATTTTATAAGTATATGGTTTCATGCTTGGATAGTAGCTTATGCCATAGCATTTCCAAGTGTTTTGTTAGTATTTCCGATAGCTAGAAAGTTTGCAACTGTTATTGCTTCAAAATAA